The Benincasa hispida cultivar B227 chromosome 11, ASM972705v1, whole genome shotgun sequence genome has a segment encoding these proteins:
- the LOC120090339 gene encoding uncharacterized protein LOC120090339 → MDIASIHQKLLQDVDVVVDDLQSSLKDIDAALFNDLDGFFKKSLSIEDTHSSKCKRNVNCRDNSNDENKQKELEIPKNNSSKKCLSKSKSFPLPVTTSPPKDYPDNDKKPKTTVGDVSCNETMHQAFSRSISLPAPAKLISAMKGSRAQHYGESPKMTVTWAPDVYDPPQTSLCHCVKNNKKQQKSKNRKNGKKGQKGSNSSRGSGGRDKRQARKSVGSSDRYQRSFNSPSVVNTLNEFDSFDDGSSDSHCGSIFLKTSVTKVHYSVTEAL, encoded by the exons ATGGACATTGCTTCGATTCATCAGAAGTTGCTCCAAGATGTAGACGTTGTGGTGGATGATCTGCAGTCGTCTTTGAAAGATATTGATGCTGCATTGTTTAATGATCTTGATGGATTTTTTAAGAAATCTTTGAGCATTGAAGATACTCatagttcaaaatgtaaacGTAATGTGAATTGCAGGGATAATTCAAATgatgaaaacaaacaaaaagagCTTGAAATTCCCAAGAACAACTCATCTAAGAAGTGTTTAAGCAAATCCAAGTCCTTTCCCCTCCCTGTTACCACATCCCCACCTAAAGATTATCCAGACAATGATAAGAAACCAAAAACAACGGTGGGTGATGTGTCTTGTAACGAGACTATGCATCAAGCCTTTTCACGATCCATATCTTTACCA GCTCCTGCAAAGCTCATATCTGCGATGAAAGGTAGTCGAGCACAACACTATGGGGAGTCACCTAAGATGACTGTGACATGGGCTCCTGATGTGTACGACCCTCCTCAGACCTCGTTGTGCCACTGTGTCAAAAACAACAAGAAACAGCAGAAATCTAAGAACAGGAAGAATGGGAAAAAAGGACAGAAAGGCAGCAACTCTTCGCGCGGGAGTGGTGGCAGGGACAAAAGGCAGGCTCGAAAATCTGTTGGTAGTTCTGATCGGTATCAAAGATCATTTAACTCTCCAAGTGTGGTTAATACTCTCAATGAGTTTGATAGTTTTGACGACGGGAGCTCCGACTCTCACTGTGGAAGCATCTTCCTGAAAACATCGGTCACCAAGGTGCACTACTCTGTTACTGAAGCCTTGTAA